One Planctomycetota bacterium DNA window includes the following coding sequences:
- a CDS encoding ATP-binding protein — translation MATAEQLKALVRSYTEGDEDRFFAVAMQIAAHAARTGKEKLAKELQALVDEAKKRRPLETRPRSVSIVRPDSALAGLVTASFPQTRLSDMVLSKVTRGHLDRVVLEYGEADRLFAYGLSPRRKLLLVGPPGSGKTMTASALAGELSLPLLTVQLHTLISRFMGETAAKLHLVFDAMSRTRGVYLFDEFDAIGGRRVATNDVGEVRRILNSFLQFLEQDGSGSIIIAATNLVGMLDEALFRRFDDVVRYDLPTTEMAKLLIQNHLAAFDVRNLAWDILLPGTRGLSHAEITRACDDAAKDTVLADRSAITTENLTAALAQRAHQE, via the coding sequence ATGGCTACGGCAGAACAACTCAAGGCTTTGGTGCGGAGTTACACTGAAGGTGATGAGGACCGTTTCTTTGCCGTTGCCATGCAGATCGCAGCCCACGCGGCTCGCACAGGCAAGGAGAAGCTGGCCAAAGAGCTTCAGGCTCTTGTTGACGAAGCAAAGAAGCGCAGGCCGCTCGAGACTCGCCCACGCTCCGTTTCCATTGTTCGCCCCGATAGCGCCTTGGCGGGCTTAGTAACAGCATCTTTTCCCCAAACCCGTCTCTCGGACATGGTGTTATCCAAGGTCACCCGCGGTCATTTGGATCGCGTCGTGCTCGAATACGGGGAAGCTGACCGGCTCTTTGCCTACGGGCTTTCCCCAAGACGCAAGCTGCTGTTGGTCGGCCCCCCCGGATCGGGCAAGACGATGACAGCATCCGCTTTGGCTGGCGAGTTGAGCCTGCCCCTCCTAACCGTACAGCTTCATACTTTGATCTCACGTTTTATGGGTGAGACCGCTGCCAAACTCCACTTAGTCTTCGACGCGATGTCCCGCACGAGGGGCGTCTATCTCTTCGACGAATTTGATGCCATTGGCGGACGGCGAGTTGCCACAAATGATGTCGGAGAGGTTCGACGCATCCTGAACTCGTTCCTGCAATTTCTAGAGCAGGACGGCTCGGGCAGCATCATTATTGCGGCGACCAACCTCGTGGGGATGCTGGATGAGGCCTTGTTCCGACGCTTTGATGACGTGGTCCGATACGACCTGCCTACTACAGAGATGGCAAAGCTGCTGATCCAAAACCACCTTGCGGCGTTTGATGTTAGGAACTTGGCATGGGATATCCTTCTGCCCGGCACGCGGGGGCTAAGCCACGCGGAGATCACGCGTGCGTGCGACGACGCCGCGAAGGACACCGTGCTTGCGGATCGATCAGCCATTACAACTGAGAATCTTACCGCTGCGTTGGCCCAAAGGGCGCACCAGGAGTAA